A stretch of the Arthrobacter stackebrandtii genome encodes the following:
- a CDS encoding HPr family phosphocarrier protein gives MIERTATIASTVGLHARPASIFAEAAGELDAEVTIARTGEPADEAVDADSMLALMSLGVEHGETVVLRTDDDSAGEALDALVKILETNHDA, from the coding sequence ATGATTGAACGCACCGCCACCATTGCCAGCACCGTGGGCCTGCACGCCCGCCCGGCCTCCATCTTTGCCGAGGCCGCCGGGGAACTGGACGCGGAAGTGACCATTGCCCGCACCGGCGAGCCCGCCGATGAGGCCGTGGACGCCGACAGCATGCTCGCCCTCATGAGCCTGGGCGTGGAACACGGCGAAACCGTCGTGCTGCGCACCGACGACGACTCCGCCGGCGAGGCCCTGGACGCCCTGGTCAAGATCCTGGAAACCAACCACGACGCCTGA
- a CDS encoding putative PEP-binding protein, protein MQNFVGVGVFRGRVIGPARHMPPALAEPPVGEKLDSSTEPEAAAAAIKSAGATVKELLLERAARAEGAGKEVLGATALMATDPMLIKAAIKLVNAGASPERAVWEAGDSVAAMLKGLGGMMAERSHDVLDVRSRIVAALRGVPAPEIPDAADPFILVADDLAPADTATLDPAKVIALVTAGGGPQSHTAIIARSLGLPAVVAAAGVAGIAEGSTIFVDGAAGEVRTEPGQAEHAAVAQWQEKSSLLSTFDGSGQLADGTLLPLLANVGGAKDAQEAADANAQGVGLLRTEFCFLGNDSEPSHDEQVAAYKGVFDAFPGKKVVVRTLDAGADKPLPFLTDSTEPNPALGVRGYRTDLTTPGVLARQLAAIADAAASSSAEVWVMAPMISTPAEAADFAALCTAAGLRTPGVMVEVPSAALSSRHILDRVEFASIGTNDLTQYTMAADRQLGPLAALNDPWQPAVLALVQATVEGAVSQVKHSRSLETTSPKPVGVCGEAAADPALAVVLAGLGVSSLSMTPRALPAVAAVLRTVTPAQARSLADRAVAAASAAEARELVRAGLPALAELGL, encoded by the coding sequence GTGCAGAACTTTGTTGGAGTCGGCGTCTTCCGCGGCCGTGTCATTGGCCCCGCCAGGCACATGCCGCCCGCCCTGGCAGAACCCCCGGTGGGTGAAAAATTGGACAGTTCGACGGAGCCCGAGGCCGCCGCTGCTGCCATCAAGTCCGCGGGGGCAACAGTGAAGGAATTGCTGCTGGAGCGTGCCGCACGGGCCGAAGGTGCCGGGAAGGAGGTCCTTGGTGCCACGGCACTGATGGCCACCGACCCCATGCTCATCAAGGCCGCCATCAAGCTCGTCAACGCCGGCGCCTCGCCCGAGCGGGCCGTCTGGGAGGCCGGGGACTCCGTGGCCGCCATGCTGAAGGGCCTCGGCGGCATGATGGCCGAACGCTCCCACGACGTCCTGGACGTGCGGTCCCGGATCGTGGCCGCACTGCGCGGGGTGCCCGCCCCGGAAATTCCTGATGCTGCCGACCCGTTCATCCTGGTGGCGGACGACCTTGCGCCGGCCGACACAGCAACCCTGGACCCGGCCAAGGTCATTGCCCTGGTCACCGCCGGCGGCGGGCCGCAGTCCCACACGGCCATCATCGCCCGCAGCCTGGGCCTGCCCGCCGTGGTCGCCGCGGCAGGGGTGGCCGGGATCGCCGAAGGTTCCACCATTTTTGTCGACGGCGCGGCCGGCGAGGTGCGCACCGAACCCGGCCAGGCCGAACACGCCGCTGTGGCCCAGTGGCAGGAAAAGTCCTCCCTGCTGAGCACCTTTGACGGCAGCGGCCAACTGGCCGACGGCACACTGCTGCCGCTGCTGGCCAACGTTGGCGGGGCGAAAGACGCACAAGAGGCGGCAGACGCCAACGCCCAGGGCGTGGGACTGCTGCGCACCGAATTTTGTTTCCTCGGCAACGACAGCGAGCCCAGCCACGACGAGCAGGTGGCTGCCTACAAGGGCGTGTTTGATGCATTCCCCGGCAAGAAGGTTGTTGTCCGGACCCTGGACGCGGGGGCGGACAAGCCGCTGCCGTTCCTCACCGATTCCACCGAGCCCAACCCCGCCCTGGGCGTCCGCGGCTACCGCACCGACCTGACCACCCCGGGAGTCCTGGCCCGGCAGCTGGCGGCCATCGCCGACGCGGCCGCTTCCTCGTCGGCCGAGGTGTGGGTCATGGCCCCCATGATTTCCACACCTGCCGAGGCCGCCGACTTTGCCGCCCTGTGCACGGCCGCCGGGCTGCGCACCCCCGGCGTCATGGTTGAGGTGCCCTCCGCGGCACTGAGTTCGCGCCACATCCTGGACCGCGTGGAGTTTGCCAGCATCGGCACCAACGACCTCACGCAGTACACCATGGCCGCCGACCGGCAACTGGGCCCGCTCGCCGCACTGAACGACCCCTGGCAGCCGGCCGTGCTGGCCCTGGTCCAGGCAACCGTTGAGGGCGCCGTGTCCCAGGTGAAGCACTCGAGGTCGCTCGAGACCACCTCGCCCAAGCCGGTGGGAGTGTGCGGTGAGGCTGCCGCGGACCCGGCCCTCGCCGTCGTGCTGGCCGGGCTGGGCGTCAGTTCACTGTCCATGACGCCGCGCGCACTGCCGGCCGTGGCCGCCGTGCTGCGCACCGTCACCCCGGCGCAGGCGCGGTCACTGGCCGACCGGGCCGTCGCCGCAGCCTCCGCCGCGGAGGCCCGCGAACTGGTCCGTGCCGGGCTGCCGGCCCTGGCCGAACTCGGCCTCTGA
- a CDS encoding PTS fructose transporter subunit IIABC, which produces MTTLINDDLVLLDANLGSDTTSVIRKLAELIAGTGRASGLEGLFADALAREQKTATGVPGGIAIPHCRSEAVLEPTLAMARLNPAVDFGAKDGPADIIFFIAAPAGADNEHLKLLSKLARSLIKKDFTAALRAASTPSEIVELVAAALADKPKPATEKTAAAAQTTAAAGAGETSPAPQEPAPRRKRIVAVTACPTGIAHTYMAADSLVAAAAEAGVDLQVETQGSGAVTPLDPAVIAAADAVIFAVDVDVRGKERFAGKPLVSSPVKRGIDEPTKMVQEAVAASENPNAHRVPHFGAEEAADQNAESSSESLGAKVKKVLLTGVSYMIPFVAGGGLLIALGFLLGGFQIPDFADKILTGNSLTNLPTDFPPQAWGPLGAYLGAVAFKIGSLSMAFLVPALAGYIAFGIADRPGIAPGFTAGSIAVFMGAGFLGGLVGGILAGLAAYWIGSWKVPRWLRGLMPVVIIPLLGSIIASGAMLLFLGAPIASLSDGLNNWLTGMTGTSAVVLGIILGLMMCFDLGGPVNKVAYAFAVAGLGAGSIANQAPWEIMATVMAAGMVPPLAMALATVLDKKRFSLAERENGKAAWLLGASFISEGAIPFAAADPLRVIPASMLGGAVTGALTMAFHVTSQAPHGGFFVFFAIGNLAMFAISIVVGTVVAALAVVALKRWAVRKPVDTLAATQLASQAA; this is translated from the coding sequence ATGACTACACTCATCAACGACGACCTGGTGCTCCTTGACGCCAATCTCGGCTCAGACACCACCTCGGTCATTCGCAAACTTGCCGAGCTGATCGCCGGCACCGGCCGCGCCTCAGGCCTGGAGGGCCTGTTCGCCGACGCCCTGGCACGCGAACAGAAGACCGCCACCGGCGTCCCCGGCGGCATCGCCATCCCCCACTGCCGGTCCGAGGCGGTTCTGGAACCGACCCTCGCCATGGCCCGGCTCAACCCGGCAGTCGACTTCGGCGCCAAGGACGGCCCCGCGGACATCATCTTCTTCATCGCCGCCCCCGCAGGCGCCGACAACGAACACCTGAAACTGCTCTCCAAGCTGGCCCGCTCCCTCATCAAGAAGGACTTCACGGCGGCCCTGCGCGCGGCATCAACCCCCAGTGAGATTGTTGAACTGGTTGCGGCAGCCCTCGCAGACAAGCCAAAGCCGGCCACGGAGAAAACCGCAGCGGCGGCGCAGACGACTGCGGCCGCCGGAGCTGGCGAAACCAGCCCGGCCCCGCAGGAACCCGCACCCCGCCGCAAGCGCATTGTTGCCGTGACGGCGTGCCCAACCGGAATCGCACACACGTACATGGCCGCCGATTCACTCGTGGCCGCTGCGGCGGAGGCCGGCGTGGACCTGCAGGTCGAGACGCAGGGATCCGGCGCGGTGACGCCGCTGGACCCGGCCGTGATTGCCGCAGCCGACGCCGTCATCTTCGCCGTCGACGTCGATGTGCGCGGCAAGGAGCGCTTTGCCGGCAAGCCGCTGGTCAGCTCCCCCGTCAAGCGTGGCATCGATGAGCCGACCAAGATGGTCCAGGAGGCCGTTGCGGCATCCGAGAACCCCAACGCACACCGCGTGCCGCACTTTGGCGCGGAGGAAGCAGCAGACCAGAATGCCGAATCCTCCAGCGAAAGCCTGGGCGCCAAGGTCAAGAAGGTGCTGCTGACAGGCGTCAGCTACATGATCCCGTTTGTGGCCGGTGGCGGTCTGCTGATCGCACTGGGCTTCCTGCTGGGCGGCTTCCAGATCCCCGATTTCGCGGACAAGATCCTCACCGGCAACAGCCTGACCAACCTGCCCACGGACTTCCCGCCGCAGGCCTGGGGCCCGCTCGGCGCCTACCTTGGCGCCGTGGCGTTCAAGATCGGCTCCCTGTCCATGGCGTTCCTAGTCCCGGCGCTGGCAGGCTACATTGCCTTCGGCATTGCTGACCGCCCCGGCATCGCCCCAGGCTTCACGGCCGGATCCATCGCCGTGTTCATGGGCGCGGGCTTCCTCGGCGGCCTGGTGGGCGGCATCCTTGCCGGCCTCGCTGCCTACTGGATCGGCAGCTGGAAGGTGCCCCGCTGGCTCCGCGGCCTCATGCCCGTGGTGATCATCCCGCTGCTGGGCTCCATCATCGCCTCGGGTGCCATGCTCCTCTTCCTGGGTGCACCCATCGCCTCGCTTTCCGACGGCCTGAACAACTGGCTCACCGGCATGACCGGCACGTCCGCCGTCGTGCTGGGAATCATCCTTGGCCTCATGATGTGCTTCGACCTGGGCGGCCCTGTCAACAAGGTGGCGTACGCCTTCGCCGTTGCCGGCCTGGGCGCCGGCAGCATTGCCAACCAGGCCCCGTGGGAAATCATGGCCACCGTCATGGCGGCCGGCATGGTTCCGCCGCTCGCCATGGCCCTGGCCACGGTCCTGGACAAGAAGCGCTTCTCCCTCGCCGAGCGCGAAAACGGCAAGGCCGCCTGGCTGCTCGGCGCATCGTTCATCTCGGAAGGTGCCATCCCGTTCGCGGCGGCCGATCCCCTCCGCGTCATCCCCGCCTCCATGCTGGGCGGTGCCGTCACCGGTGCGCTGACCATGGCCTTCCATGTCACCTCACAGGCCCCCCACGGCGGATTCTTCGTCTTCTTCGCCATCGGCAACCTGGCCATGTTCGCGATCTCCATCGTGGTCGGCACCGTGGTCGCCGCACTCGCCGTGGTGGCGCTGAAACGCTGGGCCGTGCGCAAGCCCGTTGATACCCTTGCAGCAACGCAGCTTGCCAGCCAGGCCGCCTAG
- a CDS encoding 1-phosphofructokinase family hexose kinase, with protein MIITLTPNPSLDRTIELASALQRGEVQRATHASQHPGGKGVNIVRALSASGIDALALLPGDADDAVVRALELEDIPHLAMPIGAALRSNVAITEPDGTTTKVNEPGPALAPSQLAELLALTVEKSDGAAWLVLAGSLPPGTPDDFYASVIDAVRAAHGSRAPQIAVDSSGAPLRECLRAAPDLIKPNGEELAELTGTATGQELEADPAAAAAAAGDLVRNGVGAVLATLGSKGAALVTAGGSWHGRGPAIKAKSTVGAGDSALAGYLLATLRGDSPAACLQQATAHGAAAASLPGTMVPSLEQTNPASVTVTVLAPAEEN; from the coding sequence ATGATCATCACCCTGACCCCCAATCCCAGCCTGGACCGCACCATTGAGCTGGCCTCCGCCCTGCAACGCGGCGAAGTCCAGCGCGCAACGCATGCCTCCCAGCATCCCGGCGGCAAGGGCGTGAACATCGTCCGCGCCCTCTCCGCATCCGGGATTGACGCCCTGGCACTGCTCCCCGGGGACGCCGATGACGCCGTCGTCCGCGCCCTGGAACTCGAGGACATCCCGCACCTGGCCATGCCGATCGGCGCGGCCCTGCGCAGCAATGTCGCCATCACGGAGCCCGACGGCACCACCACCAAGGTCAACGAGCCCGGCCCCGCGCTCGCCCCCTCGCAGCTGGCGGAGCTCCTGGCGCTCACGGTGGAGAAGTCCGACGGCGCTGCCTGGCTTGTGCTGGCCGGCTCGCTTCCGCCGGGGACACCGGATGACTTCTACGCTTCCGTCATCGACGCTGTCCGGGCCGCCCACGGTTCCCGGGCGCCGCAGATCGCGGTTGATTCCTCGGGTGCGCCGCTGCGTGAGTGCCTGCGCGCGGCCCCGGACCTGATCAAGCCCAACGGCGAGGAGCTGGCCGAACTGACCGGCACTGCCACCGGACAGGAGCTTGAGGCGGATCCCGCCGCGGCGGCAGCAGCTGCCGGAGACCTGGTCCGCAACGGTGTTGGCGCAGTGCTGGCCACCCTCGGATCCAAGGGCGCGGCACTGGTCACGGCCGGCGGCAGCTGGCACGGCCGAGGCCCGGCCATCAAGGCAAAAAGCACTGTCGGCGCGGGCGACTCCGCCCTGGCCGGATATCTGCTGGCAACGCTCCGCGGGGACTCCCCCGCAGCCTGCCTTCAGCAAGCAACGGCCCATGGGGCGGCCGCCGCTTCCCTCCCGGGAACCATGGTTCCCTCCCTTGAACAAACCAACCCCGCCTCCGTCACCGTGACGGTCCTGGCCCCTGCCGAAGAGAACTGA
- a CDS encoding DeoR/GlpR family DNA-binding transcription regulator: MFAEERHQRIADLVSAQGRVGVNELAGLFSITQETVRRDLATLEEAGQLRRVHGGAVGTDRLTRSELSLSERQTQRLDEKQRIAAAAMALIPHAPTASVLLDSGTTTAALAERLTGWTPANTGDELLVITNSLPTAASLSTNPSLLLDIVGGRVRGLTSAVVGARATEQLGALRPDIAFIGTNGIHADFGLSTPDPVEAATKTAMVRAARQVVVLADASKLGTETLVRFATLEQIDTLITTAEPDRELAAALAAAGVEVVIA, encoded by the coding sequence ATGTTTGCGGAGGAACGGCACCAGAGAATCGCCGATCTCGTCAGCGCCCAGGGCAGGGTCGGCGTCAATGAGCTGGCGGGGCTGTTTTCCATCACCCAGGAAACCGTGCGCCGCGACCTCGCCACGCTCGAGGAGGCCGGCCAGCTGCGCCGCGTCCACGGCGGTGCCGTCGGCACGGACCGGCTGACCCGCTCGGAGCTGAGCCTGAGCGAACGCCAAACGCAGCGCCTGGACGAAAAGCAGCGGATCGCCGCAGCCGCCATGGCCCTCATCCCCCATGCGCCCACCGCGTCTGTCCTCCTGGACTCGGGCACCACCACCGCCGCACTGGCCGAACGCCTCACCGGCTGGACCCCCGCCAACACCGGCGACGAACTGCTCGTCATCACCAATTCCCTCCCCACGGCAGCCTCGCTGAGCACCAACCCGAGCCTTCTGCTGGACATCGTCGGCGGCCGGGTCCGCGGCCTGACCAGCGCCGTCGTCGGAGCCCGCGCCACCGAACAGCTCGGCGCACTCCGCCCGGACATCGCCTTCATCGGCACCAACGGCATCCACGCAGATTTCGGCCTGAGCACCCCCGACCCCGTCGAGGCCGCGACCAAGACCGCCATGGTCAGGGCCGCCCGCCAGGTGGTGGTCCTGGCCGACGCCTCCAAGCTCGGCACCGAAACACTGGTCCGCTTCGCCACGCTGGAACAGATCGACACCCTCATCACCACCGCCGAGCCGGACCGGGAGCTCGCCGCCGCCCTGGCCGCGGCCGGCGTAGAGGTCGTGATCGCATGA
- a CDS encoding alpha/beta hydrolase — protein METVAWSCPENERAGRPLLLMLHGYGSDETRMSALFKDMPRGFVCAAPRAPVDISGDFGWFLLDYFLANDFAEVVAAATTVLAWLDTTMAKHQFSSVSVLGFSQGMAMATTLIRLRPEMFAAGVGLSGFALQNNLLGALEPLDRKIPFYWARDTADLVINPDAIEFTADWLAANTDLQQGRYEGMGHNFSPGEMTDVASFLTANVPGSFVPRG, from the coding sequence ATGGAAACTGTTGCGTGGTCGTGCCCGGAGAACGAACGCGCCGGCAGGCCGCTGCTGCTCATGCTCCACGGCTACGGCTCGGATGAAACCCGGATGAGCGCCCTGTTCAAGGACATGCCGCGGGGGTTCGTGTGCGCGGCGCCCCGCGCTCCAGTGGACATCTCGGGGGACTTTGGCTGGTTCCTGCTGGATTACTTCCTGGCCAACGACTTCGCCGAAGTGGTCGCCGCTGCCACGACAGTGCTTGCCTGGCTGGACACCACCATGGCAAAGCACCAGTTCAGCTCCGTCTCCGTCCTTGGTTTCTCGCAAGGCATGGCCATGGCCACCACGCTGATCCGCCTGCGCCCGGAGATGTTTGCCGCGGGCGTCGGGCTGTCCGGCTTCGCCCTGCAAAACAATCTCCTCGGGGCCCTGGAACCACTGGATCGCAAGATCCCGTTCTACTGGGCCCGCGACACCGCAGACCTGGTCATCAACCCCGACGCCATCGAGTTCACCGCTGACTGGCTGGCCGCCAACACAGACCTACAGCAGGGCCGCTACGAGGGCATGGGGCACAACTTCAGCCCCGGCGAAATGACCGACGTGGCATCGTTCCTGACCGCCAACGTGCCGGGCTCCTTCGTGCCGCGCGGGTAG
- a CDS encoding DUF2871 domain-containing protein, which yields MKKLFYSSFAYMVIGVLSGLFYREYTKGKDFTGFTQLSVVHTHLLTLGFIVLLIVLILEKLFTLSKSRLFNWFFWTYNAGLILTAAMMVVHGMLQVQGATDVSAAIPGIAGLGHILLSVAMVLLFLALRTRLFGAAVKHDAETSSALAG from the coding sequence ATGAAGAAGCTCTTTTATTCGTCGTTCGCCTACATGGTCATCGGCGTGCTCTCCGGCCTGTTTTACCGCGAGTACACCAAGGGGAAGGACTTCACCGGCTTCACGCAGCTCTCGGTGGTCCATACACACCTGCTGACGCTCGGCTTCATTGTGCTGCTGATTGTGTTGATCCTGGAGAAGCTGTTCACGCTGAGCAAGTCGCGCCTGTTCAACTGGTTCTTCTGGACGTACAACGCCGGCCTCATCCTCACCGCCGCCATGATGGTGGTCCACGGCATGCTGCAGGTCCAGGGCGCCACCGACGTTTCCGCCGCTATCCCCGGCATCGCGGGCCTCGGCCACATCCTGCTCTCCGTCGCGATGGTGCTGCTGTTCCTGGCCCTGCGCACCCGCCTGTTTGGTGCCGCCGTGAAGCACGACGCCGAAACCTCCTCAGCGCTCGCAGGCTGA